One segment of Malassezia restricta chromosome V, complete sequence DNA contains the following:
- a CDS encoding mitochondrial inner membrane gives MMLAARMCGRQYHGIGASRSAGLYGLIRLYAFHTGRVRSRQPRRPRTQGEQFAELLRERMEEQLKHSTPPIKRATYQRPSTYRVPAQPVNQFVEARRRASGVVDHPRLSLVAIILGGAGIYYVCHLEQVPSTGRWRFIDVGPLDEWKMGQEAYRSVLQQYNGRILPSWSVQHAQVNRVAQRIIQACRYLDIHRAQGAPPSQWTVHVVNDPRQKNAFVLPGGHIFVFTGILPVCENDAGLATVLAHEVAHQIARHSAEKMAGSKILMAGAFALDMLGLDIGLSRIMLNLLLSLPNSRRIESEADELGLRIMSQACYDPRQAVQFWQRMNADEARSGPLADSARQLLSTHPVNSQRISNIQHWLPYAERIYHSQHCGSTMPAIQALQRNASLQPIPVN, from the coding sequence ATGATGCTAGCGGCACGCATGTGTGGGAGGCAATACCATGGCATCGGTGCCTCACGATCCGCTGGGCTCTACGGGCTTATAAGGTTATACGCATTTCATACAGGGCGCGTTCGTTCTCGTCAACCGCGCCGTCCTCGTACACAGGGCGAGCAATTCGCCGAGCTATTacgcgagcgcatggaagAACAACTGAAGCATTCCACGCCACCAATAAAGAGAGCAACATACCAGCGACCATCAACTTACAGAGTGCCTGCACAACCAGTAAACCAATTCGTTGAAGCCAGGCGGCGTGCTTCTGGGGTGGTAGATCATCCTCGACTCAGTCTTGTGGCAATCATTCTGGGAGGTGCAGGCATTTATTATGTATGTCATCTAGAGCAAGTACCCTCAACAGGACGTTGGCGATTCATTGATGTGGGTCCCTTGGACGAGTGGAAAATGGGACAAGAAGCATATCGAAGTGTCCTGCAACAGTACAATGGCCGCATACTTCCATCTTGGTCGGTACAACATGCTCAGGTGAACCGCGTGGCTCAGCGTATCATCCAAGCTTGTCGGTATCTAGACATACATCGCGCGCAAGGCGCACCCCCATCACAATGGACCGTTCATGTCGTCAACGATCCACGCCAAAAGAATGCGTTTGTTCTCCCTGGTGGCCACATTTTTGTTTTCACAGGCATATTACCTGTTTGTGAAAATGACGCGGGTCTGGCAACCGTTCTGGCGCATGAGGTGGCCCACCAAATTGCTCGACATTCGGCTGAGAAGATGGCCGGCAGTAAAATCTTGATGGCAGGAGCTTTCGCACTGGATATGTTGGGCCTAGATATTGGTCTCAGTCGGATCATGCTCAACCTTTTATTGTCTTTGCCTAACTCACGCCGCATTGAAAGTGAAGCAGATGAGTTGGGCTTGCGAATCATGTCACAGGCTTGTTATGATCCAAGACAGGCTGTCCAATTCTGGCAGCGCATGAATGCAGACGAAGCTCGCAGCGGCCCGCTGGCTGATTCGGCCAGACAGCTTTTGTCCACACATCCTGTGAATTCCCAGCGTATCTCAAATATCCAACATTGGTTGCCCTATGCCGAGCGCATTTACCACAGCCAACATTGTGGATCGACAATGCCGGCAATTCAAGCTCTGCAGAGAAACGCTTCATTACAACCCATCCCTGTAAATTAG
- a CDS encoding amino acid permease: protein MLSGPWADEKKNVYENIADENPKVVMKDVSHLSEALDDDDAALARRVGHRSEFAREFKSFSTISFAFAIMGLVSSIATTFASPFLLGGPASTVWAWFIGSIFNMTLGTAIAELVSAYPSSGGLYSASGLLVPYKYRPTVAWITGWLNLTGQIAGIAGSEWGLAQMIYAWAHVISDRKFSASRNATVGLYYALLFIHGLINSLDSKTLARLTSGYVVVNIGITFVIIITLLATTPLHEMHGPSYTFGTIINQSGWQGQGGTALSFLFGLLSVQFVMTDYDATAHISEEVHRASIAAPVAITVAVAGTGIIGWLLNIVLVITSGNIVHQNVDDMPGGLPMAQIMVDRMGKVGFLVVWPFVCLVAFFVVTTATQANARSFYAFSRDHGLPDFGFFAKVWKRTGTTVNAVWLVIFLCILLGLLGFISQAAINAIFALAALGMDVSYLIPIVCRQIFQDHPEVKFEPGPFTLGRGWFGRLINITAILWTIFECTILSIPQTLPLKATEFNYSWVIMVGVLILSLIWYVAHAHRHYHGPRSTMPPELLSSLESTNEKQEKQDASSHAPE, encoded by the coding sequence ATGCTCTCTGGTCCTTGGGCAGATGAGAAGAAGAATGTGTATGAAAATATTGCAGACGAGAATCCTAAAGTGGTAATGAAGGACGTAAGTCATCTATCTGAAGCtctggacgacgatgatgcGGCTCTGGCTAGGCGTGTAGGCCATCGATCTGAGTTTGCTCGTGAGTTCAAAAGCTTTTCAACCATTTCGTTTGCATTTGCCATTATGGGGCTGGTATCCTCAATTGCAACAACATTTGCTAGTCCATTCTTACTTGGTGGACCAGCGTCTACTGTCTGGGCATGGTTCATTGGCTCTATCTTTAACATGACGCTGGGAACGGCGATTGCAGAGCTTGTTTCAGCATACCCATCCTCTGGTGGCCTTTATTCTGCTAGTGGTCTACTAGTTCCTTATAAATACCGTCCCACTGTTGCTTGGATTACTGGTTGGCTTAATCTAACGGGTCAAATTGCAGGTATCGCAGGCTCCGAGTGGGGTCTGGCTCAAATGATTTATGCTTGGGCTCATGTAATATCTGACAGAAAGTTTTCAGCATCCAGGAATGCTACAGTGGGTCTGTACTATGCCCTTTTATTTATTCATGGTTTGATTAACAGCCTGGATTCCAAGACCCTTGCCCGTTTGACGAGTGGATATGTTGTGGTGAATATTGGTATCACGTTCGTTATCATCATCACACTCCTTGCCACGACGCCTCTGCATGAAATGCACGGTCCCTCGTATACATTCGGCACCATTATCAACCAATCTGGCTGGCAGGGCCAAGGTGGAACAGCGCTCTCGTTCTTGTTTGGTCTGTTGTCTGTGCAGTTCGTCATGACGGACTATGATGCCACGGCACACATCTCGGAAGAAGTGCATCGAGCCTCTATCGCTGCACCTGTGGCTATCACCGTGGCCGTCGCAGGTACTGGAATAATTGGCTGGCTGCTCAATATCGTACTGGTGATTACATCTGGCAACATAGTACATCAAAATGTGGATGACATGCCTGGTGGTCTTCCCATGGCACAAATCATGGTGGATCGAATGGGTAAGGTCGGCTTTCTTGTCGTGTGGCCATTCGTGTGCCTTGTGGCATTTTTTGTCGTCACAACAGCCACACAAGCCAACGCACGTTCCTTTTATGCGTTCTCTCGGGATCATGGTCTGCCAGATTTTGGATTCTTTGCTAAAGTGTGGAAACGCACTGGTACAACGGTCAATGCTGTATGGCTCGTGATTTTTCTTTGCATTTTGTTGGGCCTTTTGGGCTTTATTTCTCAGGCTGCAATCAACGCCATTTTTGCTTTGGCGGCACTAGGTATGGATGTTTCGTACCTGATCCCAATTGTCTGTCGCCAGATCTTCCAAGATCATCCGGAGGTCAAGTTTGAGCCTGGTCCATTTACATTGGGTCGTGGCTGGTTTGGTCGTCTAATCAATATTACGGCTATTCTGTGGACCATATTTGAATGCACAATTTTGAGTATCCCACAAACGCTACCCCTGAAAGCCACTGAATTTAACTACTCATGGGTTATCATGGTGGGCGTCTTGATCCTTTCATTGATTTGGTatgtggcgcatgctcaTCGTCATTATCACGGTCCTCGGAGCACTATGCCTCCTGAACTTCTTTCCAGCCTTGAATCGACAAATGAAAAACAGGAAAAACAGGACGCTTCGTCCCATGCACCGGAATAG
- a CDS encoding PH domain protein encodes MTPDARQHCYSLSAHPHADHPLRRKVLGPIPSHVASNQMLLAELERLGLANNAGLGASVPLSDANMIFSKRWNPRRAMRQRSVRSSQRLPRLPRRKRRGSTSIVSSPSSPHETPTSPLSTIPEGLPANAPVSPTTPLPVHTPPSDTVRSKHRPPSIHTLTPNEQSSSLNSRSKYSDTDSLFSPRSHHRHAWPHHGKLRRLGVFSPHSAATPLVWDETWATTEELDSEKLDEEERKNLISQLSITFLHQKMLGDSFEVGRTFFEQILKEEAETEVPVSASAPPSIHMSPCAAKPLASSRHDNRNELVSKPRFLSSRPKRMPFGTRPKNDQAHVKFALPNDSNEIEDRTGWDAIRQKLESEGAVSIHTGRPSNTMLALENELDSKRAELTEMVSSSHSLEYGIPHAPPNVSPPTIDTNNASTHVVPLTPPHETDMPSDDKRRRKGHHWIPHPTVPQWFHDRQKALMGHKKVGGQSATPYAETSHSKSSASLETLAAEPTLDEGVHKVSEKITMETVTRTPTPPRPSDSSLQLKNPIEAHNEIHIPSPHRVAEVAHTSTTPMRLPQSLEDGSIPVGLGDQSPPPVDEVLSRPIVAPVPSPATPNDHACLVLKRDRMLVKVQVATSDVMGADFDEFEARRYDVRSFRWAEYVVILRPGRLELWSESSVCSHVLGDSDRLKLRYSVSLRPEEATLSLYSETDRLLCLTCPRPLGTMGRLPFRRHGSMILILNARTFTAAADWMWLLWRELGGSVPPHVFVYIPGISMRVRVPIPKLPDIHGLSREYDTVLDVPSPTPIEDYEEYMPAALLREARRLVKAVPQWASLAEDMRARGLSPTLAWRSGTIYNWVLYDHTPEGAKRYWNVLVGALLTNRRRAPVLELVMNNHYPTHVLHPSGHALSEPCGVEGFVGRLRNVSNVASRVYLSVHDGCVFLLRESYACVPDAFTGVPLGPIQGATRKERLSARIKQFEHYERVRESYQIRHSEGFIDLRDVCAIGHVETGIVLSIELQRHMMQLGQDPILSSALKNAQCVHDYDGTRTAIDRRLEKVLRIDSTSRPMRRFQLFLNNGREVVFECASPSLACDWIVHLFMLTVYWRCRQKTDIRMLMNASGNRREHRYGAAYVDDLSLLSLPYLWNWCRIDHCRAVNLMGHLFWRTNARHPFRRRVFVLCNGQILGFKLMSSTRTSTSRQNEGIVYRHKGAPILLRDAYVYTGQMSDRSSDLQSNEFSIARSRNAKKHEIYEQLPRLYRDGLTSSESHEECSFVLHVRRKPDSALPTHLSGHTAPSIAPRDYTEYMFRARTVLERDIWVRQICIEIEKMVRADPKREESIRRFGRIH; translated from the coding sequence ATGACACCAGATGCGAGACAACATTGTTACTCGCTGTCAGCGCATCCTCACGCGGACCATCCGCTGCGACGAAAAGTGCTGGGTCCTATTCCGTCTCATGTCGCTTCGAACCAAATGCTGTTGGCCGAGTTGGAGCGTCTCGGCTTGGCAAATAATGCGGGACTAGGTGCATCGGTGCCCCTAAGTGATGCAAATATGATATTCTCCAAGAGATGGAATCCAcgacgtgccatgcgccagcgGTCAGTAAGGTCGAGCCAACGCCTTCCTCGATTACCTCGGAGAAAGCGACGTGGAAGCACATCGATCGTGTCTTCACCTTCATCTCCCCATGAAACTCCAACATCGCCACTTTCGACTATTCCCGAGGGCCTCCCAGCCAATGCCCCAGTGTCTCCCACCACCCCTTTGCCTGTCCATACACCACCATCTGACACGGTCCGCTCCAAGCACCGTCCACCTTCTATCCACACGCTCACGCCTAATGAACAGTCATCGAGCTTGAATTCTCGAAGCAAATATAGCGATACGGACTCGCTCTTCTCACCAAGGTCTCATCACCGGCATGCATGGCCACATCACGGAAAATTGAGGCGCCTTGGTGTATTTTCGCCGCATTCTGCCGCTACACCTTTGGTCTGGGATGAAACATGGGCTACCACCGAAGAACTTGACTCTGAAAAACTAGACGAAGAGGAAAGGAAAAATCTCATCTCCCAGTTGAGTATCACATTTCTACATCAAAAAATGTTGGGCGACTCGTTCGAGGTCGGACGTACTTTTTTCGAGCAGATCCTGAAAGAAGAGGCGGAAACAGAAGTGCCAGTATCCGCTTCGGCGCCTCCTTCCATTCACATGTCGCCATGCGCAGCCAAACCGCTCGCTTCCTCGCGCCACGATAACCGTAATGAACTGGTGTCCAAGCCGAGGTTCTTATCGTCTAGACCCAAGCGCATGCCCTTCGGAACTCGCCCTAAAAACGATCAAGCTCATGTCAAGTTTGCACTGCCAAATGATTCAAATGAGATTGAGGACCGGACTGGATGGGATGCGATCCGACAAAAGTTGGAATCAGAAGGGGCAGTATCCATACACACGGGCAGACCCTCGAACACCATGCTTGCTCTTGAAAATGAGCTTGATTCGAAACGTGCTGAGCTAACTGAAATGGTGTCTAGCTCACATTCATTAGAGTATGGCATTCCACATGCACCACCCAACGTGTCTCCTCCCACCATCGACACGAACAACGCAAGTACTCATGTTGTGCCGCTCACACCACCACATGAGACGGACATGCCATCTGACGACAAGCGGCGGAGAAAGGGGCATCATTGGATTCCCCATCCCACTGTGCCACAATGGTTTCATGACAGACAAAAAGCCCTCATGGGACATAAAAAGGTAGGCGGACAGTCTGCGACGCCCTACGCTGAAACTAGTCATTCAAAGTCCAGTGCCTCACTCGAGACATTAGCCGCTGAGCCGACTTTGGACGAAGGCGTTCACAAAGTATCTGAGAAGATCACGATGGAAACCGTGACGCGAACACCCACGCCACCCAGGCCTTCCGACTCCTCCCTTCAGCTAAAAAATCCCATTGAAGCGCACAATGAAATCCACATTCCTTCACCGCACCGAGTGGCCGAGGTCGCCCATACCTCGACCACACCGATGCGCCTACCGCAGTCGCTAGAGGACGGATCGATTCCTGTTGGTCTTGGCGATCAATCGCCGCCACCCGTGGACGAAGTGCTCTCTCGCCCCATCGTCGCTCCTGTGCCCTCTCCTGCAACACCGAACGACCATGCATGTCTTGTACTTAAACGCGATCGCATGCTGGTCAAGGTCCAGGTGGCTACAAGTGATGTGATGGGTGCTGACTTTGACGAGTtcgaggcacgccgctACGATGTTCGCTCGTTTCGATGGGCCGAGTACGTCGTCATACTACGTCCGGGGCGTCTGGAGTTGTGGAGCGAATCCAGTGTATGCTCGCATGTGCTGGGTGATTCTGACCGACTCAAGCTCAGATACAGCGTATCGTTGCGGCCTGAAGAAGCAACGCTCTCACTCTACTCCGAGACAGATCGCCTTTTGTGCCTAACTTGCCCACGCCCTCTCGGGACCATGGGCCGTCTTCCCTTTCGGCGGCACGGCTCCATGATTTTGATTCTTAACGCCCGCACATTTaccgctgccgccgacTGGATGTGGCTCTTATGGCGCGAATTGGGCGGGTCCGTTCCGCCTCACGTATTCGTCTACATTCCTGGCATCTCGATGCGTGTACGCGTTCCCATCCCCAAGCTGCCTGACATCCATGGTCTATCGCGTGAGTATGACACTGTGTTGGACGTACCAAGTCCCACACCTATCGAGGATTACGAAGAGTATATGCCTGCTGCACTACTTcgagaagctcgtcgactCGTCAAAGCTGTGCCGCAATGGGCCTCGCTCGCTGAGGATATGAGAGCGCGTGGCCTCTCGCCAACCCTTGCATGGCGCTCTGGCACCATCTACAACTGGGTCTTGTATGATCACACGCCCGAAGGTGCGAAACGGTACTGGAACGTCCTGGTTGGTGCTCTGCTAACCAATCGTCGACGTGCCCCTGTTCTGGAACTGGTTATGAACAACCATTACCCCACACATGTCTTACATCCCAGTGGGCATGCGCTGTCCGAGCCTTGCGGTGTTGAGGGATTCGTTGGGCGCCTGCGAAATGTATCAAATGTTGCGTCGCGCGTGTATCTCAGTGTACATGATGGCTGCGTGTTCTTGTTGCGCGAAAGTTACGCGTGTGTCCCCGACGCGTTCACTGGTGTACCTTTAGGACCTATTCAGGGTGCTACGCGTAAAGAGCGATTGTCCGCACGCATTAAGCAGTTTGAGCATtacgagcgcgtgcgtgaATCGTACCAGATTCGACACAGCGAAGGGTTCATCGACTTGCGCGATGTGTGCGCTATTGGCCATGTGGAAACTGGTATCGTCCTATCGATCGAGCTACAGCGTCATATGATGCAGTTAGGTCAAGATCCCATCTTGTCTTCCGCTTTGAAGAACGCTCAGTGCGTGCATGACTATGATggcacacgcacagccATTGACCGTCGTTTGGAAAAAGTACTGCGCATTGACAGTACGTCCCGGCCTATGCGACGGTTCCAGCTCTTCCTGAACAACGGTCGAGAAGTTGTATTTGAATGCGCTAGTCCTTCTCTCGCATGCGACTGGATCGTTCACCTGTTTATGCTCACCGTATATTGGCGCTGCCGTCAAAAAACCGACATTCGCATGCTTATGAATGCCTCTGGCAACCGTCGCGAGCATCGATACGGGGCTGCTTACGTCGATGACTTGTCGCTTTTGTCACTACCATATTTGTGGAATTGGTGCCGCATCGATCACTGCCGTGCTGTCAATCTCATGGGCCACTTGTTTTGGCGCACCAATGCACGACATCCTTTTCGCCGTCGTGTATTTGTGTTGTGCAATGGTCAAATACTTGGGTTCAAGCTCATGTCATCGACGCGGACATCAACTTCGCGCCAAAACGAAGGTATCGTGTACCGCCACAAAGGCGCGCCCATTCTGCTGCGAGACGCCTACGTGTACACGGGCCAAATGAGCGATCGTTCCTCGGATTTGCAAAGCAACGAATTTTCCATTGCCCGATCCAGGAATGCAAAAAAGCACGAAATCTACGAACAACTGCCGCGGTTGTACCGAGACGGCCTCACTAGCTCCGAGTCTCATGAAGAATGCTCATTCGTGTTGCATGTCCGGCGAAAGCCTGATTCTGCCTTGCCCACACATTTGTCAGGTCACACGGCGCCTTCTATTGCACCGCGCGACTACACTGAATACATGTTTCGGGCACGCACAGTGCTTGAGCGCGATATTTGGGTTCGCCAAATATGCATCGAAATCGAAAAGATGGTGCGCGCAGATCCTAAGCGCGAAGAGTCCATACGGCGGTTTGGTCGCATACATTAG
- a CDS encoding small subunit ribosomal protein S12, whose protein sequence is MWQALRGVAAGFASSSVRQNPRPVQYIPIVHRTLTTTPVWNVTLQQAMRGARRPHRPPVNRVPALEGCPFVKGVCTKIFTTKPKKPNSAIRKMARVRLTNGRTVTAYIPGEGHNLQEHSVVLMRGGRVQDVPGVRYTLVRGALDFGGVVGRTTSRSKYGAKKPKDAL, encoded by the coding sequence ATGTGGCAAGCATTACGGGGCGTTGCTGCAGGATTCGCGAGCAGTTCTGTGCGGCAGAATCCACGGCCTGTGCAATATATACCAATCGTGCACCGCACACTGACTACGACGCCCGTATGGAATGTGACGTTGCAACAAGCGATGCGAGGTGCCCGGCGACCGCATCGTCCGCCGGTCAACCGTGTGCCCGCCCTGGAAGGTTGCCCGTTTGTCAAGGGCGTGTGCACCAAGATCTTCACGACTAAGCCAAAAAAGCCGAACTCGGCTATACGAAAAAtggcgcgtgtgcgcctcACCAATGGACGCACAGTAACGGCGTATATTCCAGGAGAAGGACATAACCTACAGGAACACAGCGTGGTGCTTATGCGCGGTGGGCGTGTTCAGGATGTGCCTGGTGTACGATACACTCTTGTGCGTGGTGCACTAGACTTTGGCGGTGTGGTGGGCCGTACAACGTCGCGCTCGAAGTACGGAGCCAAGAAGCCTAAGGATGCTTTGTAG
- a CDS encoding elongation factor 1-beta yields the protein MSLPDFSNADTLSKFESFLSSKSYIDGHEATQADVAVYEAIKSPVDSAKYPNISRWQEHIKSFEAEHASLKGDKSKAAELLNFSAAQGGDDEDIDLFGDEDEVDPEAERIKAERVKEYEARKAAKGPRPPAKSVVTFDVKPWDDETDMVALEKEVRAIEMDGLVWGASKLVPIGYGVNKLQITLVVEDDKVSMDDLQERVQEIEDYVQSSDIAAMQKL from the exons ATGTCGCTGCCCGATTTTTCCAACGCCGACACGCTCTCGAAGTTTGAGTCGTTCCTCTCCTCCAAGTCGTACATTGATGG TCATGAGGCTACCCAGGCGGATGTAGCCGTCTATGAGGCCATCAAGTCGCCTGTCGACAGCGCCAAGTACCCTAACATCTCGCGCTGGCAGGAGCATATCAAGTCTTTCGAGGCTGAGCACGCCAGCCTGAAGGGTGACAAGAGCAAGGCTGCTGAGCTCCTGAACTTCAGCGCTGCCCAGGGTGGTGATGACGAGGACATTGACCTCTTTGGCGATGAGGATGAGGTTGACCCTGAAGCTGAGCGCATTAAGGCTGAGCGCGTTAAGGAGTACGAGGCTCGCAAGGCCGCTAAGGGCCCACGTCCTCCTGCTAAGAGTGTTGTCACTTTCGACGTGAAGCCTTGGGATGATGAAACTGACATGGTCGCCCTCGAGAAGGAGGTCCGCGCTATTGAAATGGACGGTCTTGTCTGGGGTGCCAGCAAGCTTGTGCCCATCGGTTACGGTGTGAACAAGCTTCAGATCACCCTTGTCGTTGAGGACGACAAGGTCTCGATGGACGACCTTCAGGAGCGTGTTCAGGAGATTGAGGACTACGTCCAGTCGTCGGACATCGCTGCTATGCAGAAGCTCTAA